In Hahella sp. HNIBRBA332, the genomic window TTCTGTTGGACAGTCGCCAGCAGGCCGAAATGGTCGTCGCTTTTTGTCGGGAAAAGGAGGTCAATATTCCTGTTTATATCGAGGTGGACTGCGACGGGCATCGCGCCGGTTTGCCTGCGGATGATCCCGAACTGGTCACTATTGGACGCCTGATGCATGAAGCAGGAGTGGAGGTGCGCGGCGTAATGAGTCATTCCGGCGGAACCTACGGTTGCGATACGCCGGAACAGTTGGCCGCCGCCGCGGAACAGGAACGCAAGGCGGCGGTGGCCGCAGCGCAGGCGTTGCGCGATGCGGGCGTGGCCTGTCCTGAGGTGAGCGTCGGCTCGACGCCGGCGGCGTTGTCTTTCACTAATCTGGAAGGCGTGACGGAAGTACGGGCCGGAGTGTATACCTTCTTTGACCTGGTGATGGCGGGCGTCGGCGTATGCAAGCTGGATGACATCGCGTTGTCGGTGGTGACCACCGTCACTGGACACAATCAGGCCAAAGGCTGGATCTTTGTGGATGCGGGCTGGTCGGCCTTGTCCCGGGACCGCGGCACGGCGGGGCAGAAGGTGGACCAACTGTATGGCGTGGTGTGCGATGAACAGGGGCGGGTCATTGACGACCTGTTGGTGAGCGCCGTCAATCAGGAACACGGCATCCTGAGCATGCGTGAGGGCAGCGGCAAGGCGCTTCCGGATCTGCCCATTGGCGCGCGCCTGCGCATCCTTCCCAATCACGCCTGCGCCACGGCGGGACAGTTCCTGCAATATCACGTGCTGGACGACGCCAACCATCTGCTGGAAATCTGGCCCCGTATTCAGGGCTGGTGATTCTTCTTTCTTCGGCGCCGCTCACAAGCCACTCACAGGCGCTTCTCTAGGTACAACTCACTAAGTCGATCAGGACCGCAATTAATGGCGGTTCCTGACTTTCTTGACTACTCTGTGCTGTGACCCTCCAAGGATGTTCAGGAGAATCGAACAAAAATAAATCTATGTTGTATCTACTTACCGTATAACTGGTTTCAAGCCGTAAAAATCAGTCAACACGATGTAAGTATCCAACCATCGTAAGGAGACTTCAGAATGAAAGGAGTAGACGCCTATCTCGCCGCAGTAATCACCGCCGTTACGCTCACTGGCTGCGCTTCGCAGACCGCGCTCACTGAGCAGGCCGCCTACCAGCAATATCCCGCCCTGGAAGAACTGAGGGATCAGGTTGAGCAGGGGAAATCACAGAATCTCAACGTATTGTCGCCGCAGCGCTACAGCCAGGCCAGAAAGTCCTATCAGGACGCTCTGCAATGGGCTCAGGCCGATAACGCCAAAGCCACCGGCATCGCCAGACAGGGACTGGCCTCCATCAGCGAAGCCCGCACCAATGCGGATGTCGCCGCCTATAATCTTGAAGATGTGCTGAACGCCCGTCAGAAAGCCCTGTCGGCCAATGCCGACAAAATGATCCCCGCAGAGTTTATGAAAGCGGAGGATAACCTCATCAAACTTACCGGT contains:
- a CDS encoding DSD1 family PLP-dependent enzyme, encoding MNTTPTEGLNTIDTPFLAVDKSRFNANIARMRAYLQPFNVRLRPHLKTIKSVPAAALVMASKQDPATVSTLKEAEAFAEAGYTDLLYAVGISPQKAPRVLALQRKGVNISILLDSRQQAEMVVAFCREKEVNIPVYIEVDCDGHRAGLPADDPELVTIGRLMHEAGVEVRGVMSHSGGTYGCDTPEQLAAAAEQERKAAVAAAQALRDAGVACPEVSVGSTPAALSFTNLEGVTEVRAGVYTFFDLVMAGVGVCKLDDIALSVVTTVTGHNQAKGWIFVDAGWSALSRDRGTAGQKVDQLYGVVCDEQGRVIDDLLVSAVNQEHGILSMREGSGKALPDLPIGARLRILPNHACATAGQFLQYHVLDDANHLLEIWPRIQGW